From a single Kiritimatiellia bacterium genomic region:
- a CDS encoding glycosyltransferase has protein sequence MRVLHINTFESVGGAARAMSGLHEALVGLGVDSRILAMDTSGANPRAERVAVSSWMRSSRIRHLLDNWPLIVYRRKTAMHWTSGRLGSSADSRLRQSSCDVVHLHWVGLGMLSIRQIGRIGKPVVWTLHDSWAFTGGCHIPDGCLRYEASCGRCPQLGSRIEKDHSRRTWIEKSVCWQNLNLTLVAPSRWLASCASSSSLFRLRRIEVIPNGIDLRFFYPEDRRSARRHLGLPLETKLVLFLALHAARDRNKGLDLLLEAAGASGRDWELVVVGTMDAKLFEKVGVRAHLRHVAASNEELRLLYSAADVTAVPSRLENYPNVILESLACGTPVAAFAAGGIPEMIEPGITGFLVKPYDVDALATAISEAVRISPTCRVACREWVERRGSWQESARAYLALYDSLLR, from the coding sequence ATGCGCGTATTGCACATCAACACGTTTGAGTCCGTTGGAGGCGCGGCGCGTGCGATGTCCGGGCTGCACGAGGCTTTAGTGGGCCTTGGCGTGGATTCACGAATTCTCGCAATGGACACCTCTGGCGCGAATCCGCGGGCCGAACGCGTTGCGGTTTCTTCGTGGATGCGTTCGTCCCGAATCCGCCACTTGCTCGACAACTGGCCCCTGATCGTTTATCGGCGCAAAACCGCGATGCACTGGACGAGCGGCAGATTGGGTTCGTCGGCCGATTCTCGGCTGCGGCAATCCTCCTGCGACGTGGTTCACCTCCACTGGGTTGGTTTGGGCATGCTTTCCATCCGCCAAATTGGGCGCATCGGTAAGCCCGTGGTATGGACGCTCCATGATTCATGGGCCTTTACGGGGGGATGCCATATTCCCGACGGCTGTTTGCGATACGAGGCCTCGTGTGGGCGATGTCCGCAACTGGGCTCGCGGATCGAAAAAGACCACAGTCGGCGAACGTGGATTGAAAAGTCTGTTTGCTGGCAAAATCTGAATCTCACCCTCGTCGCGCCGAGCCGATGGCTGGCGTCCTGTGCCAGCTCCAGCTCGTTGTTTCGATTGCGGCGAATTGAAGTGATTCCGAACGGTATTGATCTCCGTTTTTTTTATCCCGAAGACCGCCGTTCCGCCCGCCGCCATCTTGGCCTGCCGCTTGAAACAAAGTTGGTCCTATTTCTCGCCCTGCATGCAGCGCGAGACCGAAACAAGGGCCTCGATTTGTTGCTGGAGGCGGCCGGCGCGTCTGGCCGGGACTGGGAGCTCGTTGTAGTCGGCACGATGGATGCGAAGCTCTTTGAGAAGGTGGGCGTGCGGGCGCATCTGCGGCACGTCGCCGCGTCCAATGAGGAATTGCGGCTACTCTACTCGGCCGCCGACGTAACGGCTGTTCCCTCCCGCTTGGAGAACTATCCGAATGTGATTCTCGAATCTCTCGCCTGCGGGACACCCGTGGCAGCATTCGCCGCCGGCGGGATTCCCGAGATGATTGAGCCGGGTATCACGGGTTTCCTGGTGAAGCCATACGACGTAGACGCCCTCGCAACGGCAATTTCAGAGGCGGTTCGCATTTCGCCAACGTGCCGCGTCGCATGCCGCGAATGGGTCGAGCGGCGCGGCTCATGGCAGGAGTCAGCCCGCGCCTATCTGGCGCTGTACGATTCGCTTTTGCGATGA
- a CDS encoding glycosyltransferase — MSGPLVTVLMPARNASAHIETAIRSILGQTWRDFELLVIDDASEDDTAERVNRFRDPRIRLLKNAQRLKLSGSLNIGIREARGTWIARMDADDIAHPARLARQLRFLNRHPDVSICGTAVDTFGGETVGQRLKYPEHPDCVRAFSLFHCPFAHPTVVFRKKDFVELNLFYDVSFYPTEDYELWARALVHLRGANLPAALLKYRRHASSMTGAEWTDMDRQASRVQARLLAALGLPSDTHSAERHRAWSMGRIEPSVECLREAESWLIAIKKANESCRLYTAEALDCVLAERWFVLAMACASAGMEIWRCYVESPLTGSGWSKIHRASILGASIVKHARIAHQHV, encoded by the coding sequence ATGAGCGGACCACTGGTCACGGTGCTCATGCCCGCGCGGAACGCCTCGGCGCACATCGAGACGGCGATTCGCAGCATCCTCGGGCAGACCTGGCGTGATTTTGAGCTGCTGGTAATTGACGATGCCTCGGAGGATGACACCGCGGAGCGGGTGAATCGCTTTCGTGATCCGAGGATTCGGCTCCTCAAAAACGCCCAACGGCTCAAGCTGTCCGGATCGCTCAATATTGGTATTCGCGAGGCGAGGGGCACGTGGATTGCCCGAATGGATGCGGACGACATCGCACATCCCGCTCGATTGGCGCGCCAGCTTCGATTTCTGAACAGACATCCCGACGTTTCCATCTGCGGAACTGCAGTCGATACATTCGGTGGGGAAACTGTCGGACAGCGATTGAAATATCCGGAGCATCCCGATTGCGTACGCGCCTTTTCACTCTTCCATTGCCCCTTCGCTCACCCAACGGTGGTCTTTCGGAAAAAGGACTTCGTCGAACTGAATTTGTTCTATGACGTGTCATTCTATCCCACGGAAGACTATGAGTTGTGGGCTCGCGCCCTCGTCCATTTGCGCGGCGCAAACCTCCCAGCCGCTTTGCTGAAATACCGTCGCCACGCCTCGAGTATGACCGGCGCCGAGTGGACCGATATGGATCGCCAGGCCTCGCGCGTTCAAGCGAGGCTTCTGGCCGCACTTGGCCTGCCGTCGGACACACATTCGGCAGAACGTCACCGCGCGTGGTCGATGGGGCGTATCGAGCCGTCAGTGGAATGTCTTCGAGAGGCCGAGTCATGGCTCATCGCGATCAAAAAGGCCAATGAATCGTGCCGTCTCTACACCGCCGAGGCCTTGGACTGTGTCTTGGCCGAGCGATGGTTTGTTCTCGCGATGGCCTGTGCATCGGCCGGCATGGAAATCTGGCGATGTTACGTCGAATCCCCTCTGACCGGTTCGGGGTGGTCGAAAATTCATCGGGCTTCGATTCTCGGGGCCTCGATTGTCAAACATGCGCGTATTGCACATCAACACGTTTGA
- a CDS encoding NAD-dependent epimerase/dehydratase family protein, whose amino-acid sequence MKRPVVLVTGASGFLGGRLVECLLAEGRYAVRAMARTPGRAVRLARRAIDIVWADLMDQEQVQNAVRGADIVVHCAYGADAVRERDVTVRGTHILAKLARDEGVRRFIHISTIAVFSYTPPPKVTEETPMIRSGDPYCDAKIDAELEVRKTLPDAVILRLGNVYGPFSAPWTVRPLTHIREGKVTLVDNGEADANAVYVDNAVSAIIAAFEAPSATGECFFVTDEPLSWREWYGKYAEWLGLPLRSATREQIRSIIEPGIRDHVVAWKKEIWDGIVLPTVRYAAFRAAVAPRLGPALSSLWARVPPSLRERIVGDPLGRSVPSATQPLVEDAPYPSAGLLSIYAGRTRFDNSKLKNILGWRPRLRFAEAISRTRAWAEWARLIPQQ is encoded by the coding sequence GTGAAGAGGCCGGTGGTCCTCGTCACAGGTGCCTCCGGATTTCTGGGCGGCCGTCTTGTCGAGTGTTTGTTGGCGGAGGGCCGATATGCGGTCCGTGCCATGGCGCGAACGCCGGGCCGAGCCGTGCGGCTGGCCCGCAGGGCCATCGACATCGTGTGGGCGGACCTGATGGATCAAGAGCAGGTGCAGAATGCCGTTCGCGGCGCCGATATTGTGGTCCATTGCGCGTACGGCGCCGATGCGGTCAGAGAACGGGATGTGACCGTCCGCGGAACCCATATTCTAGCCAAGCTAGCGCGAGACGAAGGCGTGCGGCGCTTCATTCACATCAGCACCATTGCGGTCTTCTCGTATACGCCGCCTCCCAAGGTGACGGAGGAGACCCCGATGATCCGTTCGGGCGATCCCTACTGCGATGCCAAGATCGATGCCGAACTCGAGGTCCGAAAGACCCTTCCCGACGCGGTGATCCTTCGCCTCGGAAACGTTTACGGACCCTTTTCCGCACCGTGGACCGTCCGACCCTTGACCCATATTCGTGAGGGGAAGGTCACCTTGGTGGACAACGGGGAGGCGGATGCCAATGCGGTTTACGTCGATAATGCTGTCTCTGCGATCATCGCCGCGTTTGAAGCGCCTTCAGCGACCGGTGAATGTTTTTTTGTGACGGATGAGCCGCTCTCCTGGCGAGAATGGTATGGAAAATACGCCGAGTGGCTTGGGTTGCCTTTGCGCTCCGCTACGCGCGAGCAGATCCGCTCAATCATTGAACCCGGGATTCGGGATCACGTTGTGGCGTGGAAGAAGGAAATCTGGGATGGCATCGTTCTTCCCACCGTGAGATATGCTGCTTTTCGCGCGGCGGTAGCCCCTCGGCTAGGGCCCGCCCTCTCAAGCCTTTGGGCGAGGGTTCCGCCGTCCCTGCGCGAACGCATCGTCGGGGATCCTCTCGGGCGCTCTGTTCCCTCAGCCACCCAGCCTTTGGTCGAGGATGCTCCATATCCCTCTGCCGGCCTGTTGTCGATCTATGCGGGGCGTACCCGGTTCGACAACTCCAAGTTGAAAAACATTCTCGGTTGGCGTCCGCGTCTTCGTTTTGCTGAGGCAATCTCCCGAACGCGGGCTTGGGCCGAATGGGCCCGCCTGATCCCTCAACAATGA
- a CDS encoding Gfo/Idh/MocA family oxidoreductase, which translates to MKLRIAVIGCGSVSQQFHLPAIASSAAFELVGLADNDPRNLKRTASVWNATQVVHDYRQLRDLDAVIVATPHSLHAPMCEYFLTQGVHVLVEKPLALTSVEARKLVELAQQNRRVLAVGVFRRFYPVSAFVKSALQCGSMSGLGRLLSVDAEEGAIYDWALQSRYLLNRSLAGGGVLIDTGSHLLDRLLWWLPEFEPHVISFVDDADGGVEADCELWGEFQRSEQSIKLRVCLSRIRQLRNTIRLQFEGGWLEIGANSAHRFVLQIDDWNGGQPIECLYAAEKSPLAYFVVQLENFAEAIEKGTDPIHSANSNLRTVEFIEACYQQRSHVEQAWERWP; encoded by the coding sequence ATGAAACTTCGAATCGCGGTCATTGGTTGCGGGTCGGTCTCGCAGCAGTTTCATTTGCCGGCGATTGCCTCCAGCGCAGCGTTTGAGCTCGTCGGGCTCGCGGATAACGATCCGCGGAATTTGAAACGAACCGCCTCGGTTTGGAATGCCACTCAGGTCGTTCACGACTACCGGCAGCTTCGCGACCTTGATGCGGTGATCGTGGCGACTCCCCACTCGCTTCATGCACCAATGTGCGAATATTTTCTCACTCAGGGCGTCCACGTCCTCGTCGAGAAACCCCTGGCGCTAACCTCGGTAGAGGCGCGAAAGCTCGTTGAACTGGCCCAGCAAAATCGTCGGGTTCTGGCGGTGGGAGTTTTTCGACGGTTTTACCCCGTATCGGCGTTCGTCAAATCCGCCCTGCAATGTGGTTCAATGTCGGGACTCGGCCGCCTCCTCAGCGTCGATGCGGAAGAAGGCGCCATTTATGACTGGGCCCTGCAGTCCCGCTATCTGTTGAATCGATCGCTTGCGGGAGGCGGCGTGTTGATCGATACGGGCAGCCACTTGCTCGACCGCCTTTTGTGGTGGTTGCCCGAGTTTGAACCCCACGTGATATCCTTCGTCGACGATGCCGACGGAGGAGTTGAGGCCGACTGTGAATTGTGGGGTGAGTTTCAGCGGTCCGAACAGTCCATAAAGCTGAGGGTGTGCCTGAGCCGGATCCGTCAATTGCGAAATACCATTCGCCTACAGTTCGAAGGCGGATGGCTCGAAATCGGCGCGAATTCAGCCCACCGATTCGTTCTTCAAATCGATGACTGGAACGGCGGTCAGCCGATAGAGTGTTTGTATGCCGCAGAAAAGTCGCCGCTCGCCTATTTTGTTGTGCAGTTGGAGAATTTCGCCGAAGCGATCGAAAAGGGTACTGATCCCATCCATTCGGCAAATTCGAACCTCCGCACGGTGGAATTCATCGAAGCCTGCTATCAACAACGAAGCCACGTAGAGCAGGCATGGGAGCGCTGGCCGTGA
- a CDS encoding glycosyltransferase family 4 protein produces the protein MSYLHAGFPASPLEVPPSGGGGIKYLWMEKRFPHSFPESDIVYAVSSAVHPRGLEIMHAARKAGIPVVWNQNGAYFPHSYGQRESVRGNLRMADCLRRANYVFYQSEFAKKSSDHFLGTCDCPWEILYNAVDVSRYSISTLEPGKPLIILAAGSHDDAYRIPLVLQTFDRVRAALSGVKLIVAGRLRPEDRLLLEKRAAAYPAGELIVIGPYRTEDAPALFQRAHIFLHAKATDVCPSVVIEAMAAGLPVVYSATGGTPELVGDAGIGIPGNTNWDLHEPPEPEALADAICEVSRNWHEFSRRARKRAEERFDLKPWLDRHEAVFRMLIAFQP, from the coding sequence GTGTCGTACTTGCATGCCGGTTTCCCTGCCTCCCCGCTCGAGGTTCCGCCCTCCGGCGGCGGTGGCATCAAGTATCTCTGGATGGAAAAACGTTTCCCGCACTCTTTCCCAGAATCCGATATCGTTTACGCGGTTAGCAGCGCGGTGCATCCGCGCGGGCTGGAAATCATGCATGCAGCGAGGAAGGCTGGAATCCCGGTTGTTTGGAATCAAAATGGCGCGTATTTCCCGCATTCCTACGGACAGCGCGAATCCGTCCGTGGAAACTTGCGAATGGCGGATTGTTTGAGGCGGGCGAATTATGTGTTCTACCAGAGCGAATTTGCCAAAAAATCATCAGACCACTTCCTTGGGACTTGTGACTGCCCATGGGAAATTCTCTATAATGCGGTTGACGTTTCGCGTTACTCCATCTCGACATTGGAGCCCGGGAAACCGCTTATCATCTTGGCAGCCGGTTCCCACGACGATGCCTATCGGATCCCGCTTGTCCTGCAGACCTTTGATCGGGTGCGAGCAGCCTTGTCCGGTGTGAAGCTGATCGTCGCCGGGCGTTTGCGGCCTGAAGACCGACTGCTGTTGGAGAAGCGAGCCGCGGCCTATCCCGCGGGTGAACTGATCGTGATAGGTCCCTATCGAACCGAAGATGCCCCTGCACTTTTTCAGCGCGCCCATATCTTCCTCCACGCGAAGGCCACGGACGTCTGTCCCTCTGTGGTCATCGAGGCGATGGCAGCCGGATTGCCTGTCGTCTATTCTGCGACAGGTGGGACGCCCGAATTGGTGGGGGATGCCGGTATCGGGATCCCTGGCAACACCAACTGGGATCTTCATGAACCGCCGGAACCGGAAGCGTTGGCGGATGCGATCTGCGAAGTTTCTCGAAACTGGCACGAGTTTTCCCGGCGCGCTCGGAAACGGGCCGAGGAGCGTTTCGACTTGAAGCCCTGGCTTGACCGCCATGAGGCTGTGTTTCGAATGCTCATTGCATTTCAGCCATGA
- a CDS encoding glycosyltransferase: MRSRVQLLEHMARRCTARLFAAHARRWPPRSRILIARDYAGWTLDIEALAVQSICRNLGLRTVDGSWMAVSDDQAVFHVDQFVLLNPPDWKRHRVGLAYYHGLPDTPGHPEFNLLFEQFRRLHQRLDAVQVSHRAMRDFLANSGVAEEKLHLIPIGFHAEWFRPPSPDDRKKVRQWLGFPESAFVVGSFQKDGSGWGEGLEPKYIKGPDVLVAALKALRLQIPELHVLLTGPARGFVKRELTAAGIPWQHRIVRRYRQTVLMYYALDAYLIASRQEGGPKAVLESMATATPVISTKVGQASDLIVHGLNGFLVEVGDADGLAYWTGRVARDSELRARLVENGIRTAALNSYDAQLPLWRNLFDSLIAK, from the coding sequence ATGCGTAGCCGGGTACAACTGCTCGAGCACATGGCGCGGCGTTGCACCGCGCGACTCTTTGCGGCGCACGCGCGCCGCTGGCCGCCGAGATCTCGCATCCTGATCGCGCGGGATTATGCGGGATGGACATTGGACATCGAAGCGCTCGCGGTTCAGAGCATCTGCCGAAATCTGGGTCTTCGCACGGTAGATGGATCATGGATGGCTGTCAGCGACGACCAGGCAGTTTTCCACGTTGATCAATTCGTTTTGCTGAATCCGCCAGACTGGAAACGGCACCGCGTGGGTTTGGCCTATTATCACGGACTGCCCGATACACCCGGCCATCCGGAGTTCAACCTCCTTTTTGAACAGTTTCGACGGCTTCATCAAAGACTGGACGCGGTTCAGGTCAGCCACCGCGCAATGCGGGATTTCCTCGCAAACAGTGGAGTAGCGGAGGAAAAGCTGCACCTAATCCCGATCGGATTTCATGCAGAATGGTTTCGTCCTCCTTCGCCGGACGATCGGAAAAAGGTTCGTCAGTGGCTCGGATTTCCTGAGAGCGCCTTTGTCGTCGGTTCCTTTCAAAAGGATGGCAGCGGATGGGGCGAAGGTCTGGAACCGAAATACATCAAAGGACCTGATGTCCTTGTTGCCGCGCTTAAGGCGCTTCGTCTTCAAATACCGGAGCTGCATGTGTTGTTGACGGGACCTGCACGGGGGTTTGTGAAGAGGGAGCTCACCGCCGCAGGCATTCCGTGGCAGCACAGAATCGTGCGTCGATATCGTCAAACGGTTTTAATGTATTACGCGTTGGATGCTTATCTGATTGCATCACGTCAGGAAGGGGGGCCCAAGGCAGTGTTGGAGTCGATGGCAACGGCTACGCCGGTCATTTCCACGAAAGTCGGGCAGGCTTCGGACCTTATCGTGCACGGACTGAATGGTTTTCTAGTTGAGGTCGGCGACGCGGATGGCCTCGCCTACTGGACTGGACGGGTTGCGCGAGATTCCGAATTGCGAGCCCGTCTTGTCGAGAATGGCATTCGCACGGCAGCGTTGAATTCGTATGACGCCCAGCTTCCGCTGTGGCGCAACCTCTTTGATTCGCTGATCGCGAAATGA
- a CDS encoding glycosyltransferase family 4 protein, translating to MRSFPGRGVMLRCLRWASNWSARVASSFQSADISVFHEFAPPPNGGGHQFLRAWIREATARGWRVEVNTISKDTQVCLINSFNFDPERLRLLRRPNCRIVHRVDGPLASYRGFDDGTDRRIWEMNREFASATIFQSRYSLEEHARLGFEYTNAAVIPNASDPTYFFPVPRPPLEGRKIRLISTSWSDNRNKGAEIYAWLDENLDWNRYEYVFVGRLPLRPKRIRVEPPATTERVASLLQQADIFITASRNDPCSNSLIEALTCGLPAIYLNSGGHPELVGGGGYGFDRPEQIPGLLDRLIREYRDVVSRVRAPKIGDVVDAYLKVMGLPPRPACRGIYA from the coding sequence ATGCGATCCTTTCCGGGGCGGGGTGTAATGCTGCGGTGCCTCCGCTGGGCGTCGAACTGGTCGGCCCGCGTCGCGTCTTCTTTTCAGTCGGCCGACATTTCCGTGTTCCACGAATTCGCACCGCCGCCGAACGGGGGAGGGCACCAATTTCTGCGGGCGTGGATCCGCGAAGCGACTGCGAGGGGCTGGCGTGTCGAAGTCAATACCATTTCCAAAGACACCCAGGTCTGCCTGATTAATTCGTTCAATTTCGATCCCGAACGGCTTCGCCTTCTGCGCCGGCCAAACTGTCGAATTGTCCACCGGGTGGACGGGCCGCTCGCGTCCTACCGCGGATTCGATGACGGAACGGACCGTCGAATCTGGGAGATGAATCGAGAATTCGCCTCGGCGACGATCTTTCAGTCGCGATACAGCTTGGAGGAGCACGCCCGGCTGGGTTTTGAATATACGAACGCGGCGGTCATCCCCAACGCGTCTGACCCGACTTATTTTTTCCCGGTTCCCAGGCCGCCTTTGGAAGGTCGAAAAATCCGGCTTATCTCGACCAGTTGGTCCGACAACCGGAATAAGGGGGCCGAAATTTACGCCTGGCTGGATGAGAACCTGGATTGGAACCGGTATGAGTACGTTTTCGTCGGCCGTCTGCCGCTCCGCCCAAAACGGATCCGCGTCGAGCCGCCAGCCACAACGGAGCGGGTCGCGTCGCTTTTGCAACAAGCGGACATTTTCATCACGGCGAGCCGAAACGACCCCTGTTCAAATTCGTTGATTGAAGCGCTTACTTGTGGACTGCCGGCCATCTATCTCAACAGCGGCGGACACCCGGAACTCGTTGGCGGCGGTGGCTACGGATTTGATCGACCGGAACAGATACCTGGGCTTCTCGACCGTTTGATCCGTGAATATCGCGATGTGGTTTCCCGAGTTCGCGCGCCAAAAATTGGCGATGTTGTGGACGCCTATCTGAAAGTCATGGGGCTTCCGCCCCGGCCGGCTTGCAGGGGCATCTATGCGTAG
- the wecB gene encoding UDP-N-acetylglucosamine 2-epimerase (non-hydrolyzing): protein MKRVLLILGTRPEAIKLAPVFHELKRRDSKFDVRLCVTGQHRQMLDPMLAFFGMRPDVDLRIMRANQSLNPLLSRLIARLDPILAEYKPDWVLVQGDTTTVAAAALAAFHRNIAVGHVEAGLRTGNKRAPFPEEINRRVAGVVADAHFAPTRAAMMNLRREGVPRDQIALVGNTVVDALLFTAELVGSPPPSLPAKIATLPEGRKVILVTGHRRENFGDGLAQICAALKEIEERLLDIEIVYPVHLNPNVRKPVMRELGRCSRIHLLEPVDYPSLVWLLKRAWLVLTDSGGIQEEAPTFGIPCLVMREVTERPEGVRRGVARLVGANRQRIVSEVLRLHRDEAAYRRMARGGNPYGDGLAARRIADWLEKGSCDPFRGGV, encoded by the coding sequence ATGAAGCGCGTACTCCTCATTCTGGGAACTCGGCCGGAGGCGATCAAACTGGCCCCCGTCTTCCATGAGTTGAAGCGCCGGGATTCCAAGTTTGATGTGCGATTGTGCGTCACGGGCCAACATCGGCAGATGCTGGATCCCATGCTCGCCTTCTTCGGAATGCGTCCCGATGTGGATTTGCGCATCATGCGCGCGAACCAGTCTCTCAATCCGCTTCTCTCTCGATTGATTGCGCGGCTCGATCCCATATTGGCCGAGTACAAGCCGGACTGGGTCCTGGTACAGGGCGATACCACGACCGTGGCTGCTGCGGCCCTTGCGGCCTTCCACCGGAATATCGCCGTTGGGCATGTCGAAGCCGGTCTGCGAACAGGCAACAAGAGGGCGCCCTTTCCCGAGGAGATCAACCGGAGAGTTGCCGGTGTGGTGGCGGATGCCCATTTTGCTCCAACGCGCGCCGCCATGATGAATTTGCGTCGCGAGGGGGTGCCTCGCGATCAGATCGCATTGGTGGGGAATACGGTGGTCGATGCACTGTTGTTCACCGCGGAGCTTGTTGGATCGCCGCCTCCAAGCCTGCCGGCGAAAATTGCGACGCTGCCTGAGGGCCGAAAAGTCATCCTCGTCACAGGGCACCGGCGGGAAAATTTTGGCGATGGCCTGGCTCAAATTTGCGCGGCGCTCAAGGAGATCGAGGAGAGGCTGTTGGATATCGAAATTGTCTATCCGGTTCACTTGAATCCGAATGTGCGTAAACCCGTAATGAGGGAGCTCGGTCGCTGTTCACGTATTCATCTGCTGGAACCAGTCGACTACCCATCGCTCGTTTGGTTGCTGAAACGCGCATGGCTCGTGCTGACCGATTCAGGAGGTATTCAAGAGGAGGCCCCGACCTTCGGAATTCCATGTTTGGTGATGCGTGAAGTGACAGAACGGCCCGAGGGCGTTCGCCGTGGCGTGGCTCGGCTCGTTGGCGCGAATCGGCAGCGCATTGTTTCAGAGGTGCTGCGGCTGCACCGCGATGAAGCCGCATATCGCCGCATGGCGCGGGGCGGTAATCCTTATGGCGACGGACTCGCCGCGCGTCGAATCGCCGATTGGCTGGAGAAAGGCTCATGCGATCCTTTCCGGGGCGGGGTGTAA